GCGGGGACTGGCGCGACCGGCGCGTGGATTCGGAACTGGTTTTCCAGGCGGCCGATGCCGTCGATCTCGGTGGCGAGGACGTCGCCGTCGTTCAGGAAACGCGGCGGGGTCATCCCCATGCCTACTCCCCCTGGCGTGCCCGTGAGGACAAGATCGCCGGGGCGCAGGATGGTGAACTGGGAAATGTAGGACAGGAGCTGCGCGGGGCCGAACACCAGGGTGCTGGTATTGCCCTGCTGCACGAGCTCACCGTTGACGTAGCCACGGACCTCGAAGCTTTCGCTTGCTTCATCCGCAGTCAGCATCACGGGGCCCACTGGGGTTGTGCCGTCCCAGGCCTTGCCTTGGAACCACTGCAGGGTGCGGCTCTGCCAGTCACGCATGGAGACGTCATTGGCAACGGTGTATCCCGCAATTGCCGCCCGGGCCTGCTCTTCGTCAGCGCGAAACAGCTCAGAACCCACGACGACGGCCAGCTCGGCTTCCCAGT
This genomic stretch from Micrococcaceae bacterium Sec5.1 harbors:
- a CDS encoding fumarylacetoacetate hydrolase family protein is translated as MKLATLRTSGGSTTAALATGTDTYVALPATDVGALLAQPEWRMISEKAAEAAAEGGQAVIAATEADFAPLLPRAGKVICCGLNYGDHIQEMGRELPEFPTLFAKYADTLIGAADAVEVHGSGRVDWEAELAVVVGSELFRADEEQARAAIAGYTVANDVSMRDWQSRTLQWFQGKAWDGTTPVGPVMLTADEASESFEVRGYVNGELVQQGNTSTLVFGPAQLLSYISQFTILRPGDLVLTGTPGGVGMGMTPPRFLNDGDVLATEIDGIGRLENQFRIHAPVAPVPANA